AGCCGTACCGGAAGCTCGGCCGCAACCAGCTCCGTGTCGCCACGTTCACCGCGATCGACCCGGACGACGTGGCGAAGCTCGTGCGGGCGATCGACTTCGTCATCGGCGAGCTGCGCGGCTGAGGCGCCAGCACGGACGGACGGGAGGCGCGGTGCCAGCTGGCACCGCGCCTCCCGTCCGTCCGTGGCGCGTCAGGCGCCGTGGCGCTCCGGGTCCGTCTCGGACGGGTCGAGCCGGTCGAGCTCGAGGTCCTGGTCGGGGTCGGTCGGCCGGACGCGGGACGCCCGACGACGCGAGCCGCGGGAGCGCACCGGAGCGGGGTCCTCGGCGACGTCGTCCGCCGCGTCGTCATCGGAGTCGTCGTCCGCCGCGTCGACGTCGACGCCGTCGAGCTCGTCGTCGTCCGACTCCGCGAGGTCGTCCTCGTCGTCCTCGAACTCGTCGTCGTCGTCGTCCGAGGCGTCGTCGTCTGCCTCGTCGTCGTCCGGGTCGTCGTAGTCGGACTCCTCGGCGTCGTCGAGGTCGTCGTCCTCGTCCGACTCGTCGTCGTCCTCGTCGTCCGACTCGTCGTCGACGTCCTCGTCCGCCTGGCCGGCGCGGTACTCCGCCATCCGGTCCGCCCACGGCACCCAGTCCGGAGCGACCAGCGAGCCGTCGCCGGGCATCAGCTCGACCTCGAGCACGGTGGGCTCGTCGCCCTCGACCTGCGCGATCGAGACCGTCCAGCGCCACCCGGGGTAACCGGGCATCCGGTTCGAGAACAGGACCGAGACGACGCCGTCACCCTCGTCCACGGTGCCGACCGGCTGGCCGACCGTCGACTCCGGCGTGACCTCGAGCAGCGCCTTCCGCGCGAGCTCCGTGTGGTCGACCATCAGGCGTCCAACTGGTCTGCGACGTGGCGCAGGATCGCGGCGAGGCGTTCGCCGTTCTTCGGGTAGCGCCCGTGGCGCAGGTCGCCGCTGACCCGGTCGAGCTCCTTCACCAGGTCCTCGACGATCACCGCCATGTCGTCGGCGGAGCGGCGGGACATCTTCGCGAGCGAGGGCGCCGGCTCGAGCAGCCGCACGGACAGCGCCTGCGAGCCCTTCTTGCCCTGCACGACGCCGTACTCGAGGCGGGTGCCGGCCTTGACCGAGGTGACGCCGTCCGGCAGCGAGGACGCGTGCAGGAAGACCGGCTCACCGTCGTCGCCGGTGATGAACCCGAACCCCTTCTGGTCGTCGTAGAACTTGACCTTGCCGGTGGGCATGCGTGGACTCCTCGTGGTCGTGGAACGGCCGTGGTGCGTCGGATATCCTGGGCCGATGGCCAAGCCGACCCGATCCACCGGGAACACGCGCGAACCCGCGGACACCCCGGTGACGTTCAATCGTACCGAACGCGTCCTCGGGTTCATGATCGGCGGCATCTTCATCGCCGGTCTCCTCTGCATCATCGCGATGGTCGTGATGTGGCTGACCGTCCCGAGCGCCAACGGATCGATGCCCTGGCCGGTGATCATGGCGGTCCCGCTCATCGGTCTGCCCATCGGCATGGTGCTGGTCCTCGTCCTGCTCGGACTGACCTGGACCAAGCGCGCCCGCGAGAACCGGTCGGACCGCTGAGGACCCGCGCGGACCGGAGCGGCGGACGATGACGACCACCGCCGACCTCGCCGCCCGGCTGCGGGGGATGTCCGACGACGAGCTGGAACGGCTCGTGGTCGCCCGCCGTCTGCCCGCGGCCGTCCTCGCCGAGTCCGGCCCGCAGCACGCGGCCGACTTCTTCGACCTCGCCGAGGCGCTGCGCACCGACGACGCCGTCGACGCCGCGCTCGAGCACCTGCCCCGAGCGACCCTCCTCGCCCTCCGCGACGGGTCGGCTGACGCCGACGCGCTCGCCCCGGCGGTCGCGCTGGGCCTCGCCGACGACGCGGGCGCGGTGGACGACGCCGTCGCCGGACGACTGGCCGCCCACGCCGAGGTCGCCGACCTCCGGCCGGGAGGCACGGCGCCGGTCCGCCCCGCCGCGCCCGACGAGCAGGTGGCCGACCAGGAGCGCGCCCGCGCGACCGGCGCGGAGCGTGCGTTCACGACGATGACGGTGCTCGCCGAGCTGCTCCGCGCGGTCGACGCCGGCGAGGTCCGCGAACTCGTCAAGGGCGGCATCGGCACGCCGCTCGCCCGGACCCTCGGCGAGCGCGTCGGCACCGACCCGGACGTCGTGCCGGACCGGCTCACGCTGCTGGACCGCACCGGCCTCGCGCACCCCGGCGAGGGGCGCTGGGCCGTGTCCTCCGAGGGGCGCACCTGGCTCCTCGCGGCCTGGCCGGACCGCTGGGTGGACCTGGCCGGACGGTGGTGGCGCTCGCTCGACCCGGCCGTGCACGACGTGCTCCGGGCGGCCGACGACGACCTGCACGACCTGGTCGCCGTCGGACGCTGGGCCTTCCCGGCGGGCGCCCGGTGGCTCGACGCCGTCCTGCTCGACGTCGCCGGCACCGCCGAGGTCCTCGGGCTCGCGGTCGACGGCACGGTGACGGCGACGGGCCGAGCGGTCCTCGACGGCGATGCCGACGCCGCAGCCGACGACCTGCCGCCGACCGTCGACGGCGTCTACCTGCAGCACGACCTGACGGTCATCGCCCCGGGGCCGCTCACTCCCGCCGACGACGACGCACTCCGGAGCGTCGCCGACCTCGAGGCACCGGGGTTGGCCGCCCGGTACCGCGTCTCCGAGGACTCCGTGCGGCGGGCGGTCCGGGCCGGCAGCACGCGTGAGGACCTGCTCGCGCTGCTGGACCGACTCTCGGCGACCGACGTGCCGCAGCCCCTCACCTACCTCGTCGACCAGGTGGCGTCGCGGGACGGCGGCCTCGTGGTCGACGTCGCGCCGGACGGTCGCGGGGCGGTCGTGCACGGGACGCCGGACCAGCTCGACCTGGTCGGGGTCGACGCCGAGCTGCGCCAGCTCACCTGGGAACGCGCCGACCTGACGACGCTCACCGCCCCGCACCCGCCGCACGTGGTCCACGCGGCGCTCGAGGAGCAGCGGTACCCGGCCGTGCTGACGGCCGCCGCCCGTCCCGTGGCCTCGGACGCGCCTCCCGGCCGTCGGCGTGGTGGCGCCGGTCGCACGCCGGAACAGGCCGCCCACGCGCTCGTGGAACGCCTGCGCCTGACGACGGAGCGCGGCGACGCGGAGCCGGAGCAGGAGTGGCTCGGGCGGCAGATCGACCTGGCGGTGCGCGGGAAGACGCCGATCCGGCTGACCGTCCGCATGCCGGACGGGTCGGAGCGACCGATCTCGATCGTGCCGACGTCGGTCGCCGCCGGACGGGTCCGCGGCCGTGACACCGCGGTCGACGTGGAGCGGACGCTGCCGCTGTCGCTCGTCGTCGCGGTCGAGAGCGAGGCCTGAGCCGCGCGTCCCTGCACAACCGTGCCCCGCGAGCCGGTTCTCCACCGTTGCGCAACGGGGGCGGCGGCTCGCAGCCGCGCCGCCTAGGCTGATCCGTCATGAACGGACCGCTGATCGTGCAGAGTGACCGCACCGTGCTCCTCGAGGTCGCCCACCCCCAGGCCGAGGACGCCCGGCACGAGCTCGCGGCCTTCGCCGAGCTCGAACGCGCCCCGGAGCACGTGCACACCTACCGGATCACGCGCCTCGGGCTCTGGAACGCCCGCGCGGCCGGGCACGACGCCGAGTCGATGATCGGCACGCTCGAGCGGTTCGCGAAGTTCCCGGTCCCGCAGAGCGTCACGGTCGACATCCGCGACACCGTCTCGCGGTACGGGCGGCTCGTCATCCGGCGCGAGGAGCGCGAGGACGCCCCGGCGATCGCGAACTCCCCGAGCGAGGAGCTCGAGCGCCAGCCGCTCCTGCTCCTCACCGCCGAGGACCCGTCGGTCCTGGCCGAGGTCACCCGGTCGAAGCGCATCAAGCCCCTGCTCGGCGACCAGCGCTCCCCCTCGGAGATCGAGCTGCAGCCCTGGGCACGCGGGCAGGTCAAGCAGGAG
The sequence above is drawn from the Curtobacterium sp. MR_MD2014 genome and encodes:
- a CDS encoding cold-shock protein; this translates as MPTGKVKFYDDQKGFGFITGDDGEPVFLHASSLPDGVTSVKAGTRLEYGVVQGKKGSQALSVRLLEPAPSLAKMSRRSADDMAVIVEDLVKELDRVSGDLRHGRYPKNGERLAAILRHVADQLDA
- a CDS encoding helicase-associated domain-containing protein; translated protein: MTTTADLAARLRGMSDDELERLVVARRLPAAVLAESGPQHAADFFDLAEALRTDDAVDAALEHLPRATLLALRDGSADADALAPAVALGLADDAGAVDDAVAGRLAAHAEVADLRPGGTAPVRPAAPDEQVADQERARATGAERAFTTMTVLAELLRAVDAGEVRELVKGGIGTPLARTLGERVGTDPDVVPDRLTLLDRTGLAHPGEGRWAVSSEGRTWLLAAWPDRWVDLAGRWWRSLDPAVHDVLRAADDDLHDLVAVGRWAFPAGARWLDAVLLDVAGTAEVLGLAVDGTVTATGRAVLDGDADAAADDLPPTVDGVYLQHDLTVIAPGPLTPADDDALRSVADLEAPGLAARYRVSEDSVRRAVRAGSTREDLLALLDRLSATDVPQPLTYLVDQVASRDGGLVVDVAPDGRGAVVHGTPDQLDLVGVDAELRQLTWERADLTTLTAPHPPHVVHAALEEQRYPAVLTAAARPVASDAPPGRRRGGAGRTPEQAAHALVERLRLTTERGDAEPEQEWLGRQIDLAVRGKTPIRLTVRMPDGSERPISIVPTSVAAGRVRGRDTAVDVERTLPLSLVVAVESEA
- a CDS encoding DUF3027 domain-containing protein, which encodes MVDHTELARKALLEVTPESTVGQPVGTVDEGDGVVSVLFSNRMPGYPGWRWTVSIAQVEGDEPTVLEVELMPGDGSLVAPDWVPWADRMAEYRAGQADEDVDDESDDEDDDESDEDDDLDDAEESDYDDPDDDEADDDASDDDDDEFEDDEDDLAESDDDELDGVDVDAADDDSDDDAADDVAEDPAPVRSRGSRRRASRVRPTDPDQDLELDRLDPSETDPERHGA